A segment of the Aptenodytes patagonicus chromosome 3, bAptPat1.pri.cur, whole genome shotgun sequence genome:
CTCAGCTAGCCTGCAGACCTTGCCGGCTCAACGCCCTACGAGCTCGGGACAGAACAGAGCCGATGTCCAGTCAGCAGCCGCCACCCGCCCACTGCGTGCTTCTACCAGGGAAGTAAGAGGGATGCGGGATCACTTCGCCACTGAGACACCTGGCAGCGGTGCGGGATCCCGCGAGCCTCTCGTCTCCTCGTGGAGGCTGTGGAAAAGGAGTAGTGCCACCCGCCCTCCCTCCCGGCGGCAACGGCCCTCCCAACGGCTCCCAGCGGCCCGAGACTGAGGCAAGCTGGCGGCAGGGCAAGGCCCTTCCCGGGTGGGGGCAGAGGCGGGTAAGCACATGGCGGCTGTTACGGCCGCGCCATGTTGTCTCCCTTCTGCCCCTCCCCCCGCCGCTCATCAAGCCCCTGCCGGCAGCGCGCGGCCGTTACCGTTCTGCGTGCGGATCGTGTCGCCGCTGGTCCGCTCGCCGAAGACGGCCAGGGGCCCCTCCATCGCCGCCATCTTCCCGCCCAGCCGCGGCGCGAGACTGAGAAGGAAGGCAGCGCGCGGAGCCGCGGAATGGCCAGAGGGCCGCAAGGAATGCTGGGTACACACCCCCCGCCGGGAGAGGGCGGAGGGACAGGGGACGGCCCCCCGCGCGCGAGGGGCGGGACCACACCCCCTCTGCCCAATCCAGGGGCGCGGTACGGCCCAGCCTCAAGCCGCGATTGGTGCGTGCCGTTGAACAAAGCCGCCACGCCGAGGGAGGGGCAGGAGGACTTCCAGGAGGTTCTAGAAGGGAGCGCGGGCTCGCGCGCATGCGCGCTGGCCGCCTCGCCTCGCAGGGGCGCGGCGCGGGAGCGGGTGGGCGGCGGCTGCTTCCGCCGCTGGGGGCTTCCCCTCGGCGGGGGCtcgccgcgccgggcggggcgtGCGCTCCGGGTCCCCGCAAACGGCGCGGGGTTTTGCAAGAGCTCAGGATAACCCTGCAGCGGCCGGGGAGCGGGACGGGCGGCTCGAGCCGGCCGAGCAGCCGCTGCCGCGCGCCTCCCGGCGCCGCTTGCGTCTGATTCAGTAGCGGTAGATCCGAAGTCTGCAGCGCAAAAGAACGCGTGTTGCATTTAACGCCGGTAGGCTGTTTCTGTAGCGGCTCTGGTTTCTATCCCGTGGCTTTGCTAGGCGCTGGGAGAGGACGGGAGCCCACCTCCTCGCCTTTGGCACGCGGGCGCGTCCGCTTCCTGGGCCCAGCTCCCTGTTCCTTACACCCCGTTGCAGGAAACGTAGCCCCGGTCCCCGCAGACCGGTATCTCCTCCCGCCCTTTTGCCGAGGGGAGAAAAATTAAAGCGGTCCTCCGAGCCAGGGAAAGGTTTCCTGCTTTGTTCTGTAAGGCGTGACTGACACAACCACGCGCTTGCCCAGGGAGCTCGCGCGGGGGGTACTTCGCCAGCGGAACAGCAGCCGCCCCCTTCCCGCAGCTACGCGgcgaggggagaggggaagtcGGCGCTTCCGCGTGACATCATCAACTGCGGAAGGAAGTCCTCTCGACGCCGGCTTCCGGGGGAAGGTGCCGGCCTCaccaagatggcggcgcccagGTGCCCCTGAGCGGAGGGGAGGTGACTGCCGCCCGAGGCCGTGGCGGGCACCGGCTCCCCATGGCGCTGAGCAGccgcagctgcctgctgctggcgGCCGGTAGGCTCCAGGCACGTGGAGCGGGTAAGCTCAGCCCCTCTGTGGCTCGCCGGGCCGGCCTTTCCCGGCAGGGGGGCTCCGCGTCCCCCGTGCGGCCGGCGGAGGGCCGGTCCCAGGGTGATCCGGCGGCCGGGTGTCTTGGTGGGGCTGCTCCGCCGTGCGCAGGCCCCGGCCTGTGCCGGGCTCCTGCTTGTAACGGCCGTTCGGGCTGCTGAGGGACGGGGGCGCTGTTGGTGCGTGTGCGGCAGGGGCGGGCGGTCTGACAAAGAGAGACCCTGCCCGTCACTCTGGTGAGAGGTTCTCGCTGCCTCTGGACCAAAAATTGTAGCAGAGTGAGTTTACGAGCCTAATTCCAAATTCGCGTTTGTTAGCTTAATTAGTGATGATTAGCCTGACAGGACTGAGGATTTTTACCTTGTCATTTGGTAGCGCTGTTATCGGTTCTTTGTGTCCTTGACTTTCAGTATTTTGTAAAGCCTTAATCCTAGGGATCTTCTAGTCATGCATGAATTTATATTTTATGCACGGGTTTTGAACCACTATTAAAAACTTaatatacttttcatttttaGCATACAGTTCACCTCATAAATTGGAGAAACAGGTTGAGCTCTGGTAATCCATCtatttagtgtttaaaaaaaaaaaaaagctgattttgccCTGCTAACTTTTACAAGCTGCATCATTCTGTGTTGTATTTGTTCTACTGTCTGcactatatcttttttttttaagtctgtgggGTTTTATTTCCTGCTTTCCCTCAAGGTCTTTGTTTTGCATCAACTACAGCCAGTCTCAGAACTGAGACAGAAGTGGACACAAGCGAAAATGAGATTGTTGCCTCAGACTTCACTAACAGGAATCCTCGGAACTTGGAGCAGTTGGCACTGGCTAGGAAGGAGCGTGGCTGGAAGACAACGTGGCCAAAGCGTGAATTCTGGCATAGGTGAGTCAGAAAGTCACCAGCAGAAATGAAgactctaaaataaataaataaataaataaacaggtGGAATTTCTCCAAATTTGCTTTTTGGGTTGTTGACTCAGTCACCCCCCCCTTAGTTGTTCTTAATTAACAGGTATCTTCTGTGTTCAGAGAACAGTAGGCTATCATCACCTGAAAGTTAGCGTATGCGTTGAAGACCTTTCCATCTATTGTTAAGGTAGCAGTAAGATTGcttaagcagcatttttttatatatatatataaaaaaggcatgtattaaaaaaaaacccatttgtgttatatatatatatatgtaaaaaaagcaaactcTTTACCAATACTTCTCAAAAAGTGGTACAAGAATACAGTATAAAAACACAGCCTCCAGTATAAGACTCGCAGTTACAGCAGCAGTTTCTAGAACATAAAATCCAGGATAAGCTACTGCGTGAAGTGGTAAGAAAGAGAGGTATGGTCCAGCCAAGCAAGGGGATCGCCCACAGGGTGCTGTTAGTCTTGGTGAGAGAGACATCATGCCATCACCATCTCCATAGGGATCCATCCAGAGATGAGCCCCGTGCTGGGAACTTAGGATCTCCTAGACCTGTGCTGACCATGCATCGTTGTTTTATTTGAGGCACTGTAATagtctgggtgggttttttttttagaaaatgctgaTTGCTTGTCCTCTGGAAAATAAGTTCATTTTAAGCTGGGGATTCAAAATCATGATTTTGTTCTTGAGGGGAGAACCACGCCTGGTTTGTTCATACCTGGAAATCCGACATTGTCTCAGTGCAACAGAAAATAGTTGCTGCTAATACTCTGTGGTTGTGTTACGGCTTATGAAGTACTGCTTGACCGCCTGCTGATCCTGACAAGTGGTTACCTGCTGTGTAAGCAGAAGCCTTTACGAGACTGCATAGCAAACCTAAGGTTACATTTCTGCTGGAGCAGTTCCCCTGATCTAGTTCCTAAGCACCCCTACCAGACTGTGCAGGTATACAGTGCTTGGTTTGGAGTGAGCGCTGGCGTGAGGCAGCATAGGGCTGTCACCCGCGTAACTGGTGAAAAGTCGCTCTGTGAATTTCACTCTGTTGAACTGGTAAAATGAGTCCTATTTTATGTTCTAATAAAGTAAGCAAAAACCTAGATAAGATAATAAAAGCAATATTAAGAAATCATTATTGTATTAATAGCTCCAGtacattgttttatttaaagtgagTCAGATGCATTTAAGCATTCGAATGTGTTCTCTCTTCAGATCTGGAAAAGACATCATAAATCTGTGTTATTCCTTTCTGCCACTCAGATTACGGCTTGAGCGGACACAGCATTATGTGGAAGCCTTCGTTGAGCGCTGTAATGGGGATGTTGTGGTATCTGCCTCTACCCGAGAGTGGGCCATAAAGAGACACCTTTACAGTCCCAAGGGAGTAACAGCATGCAAAAACCTTGGCCGCGTAATGGCACAGCGCTGTTTGGAAGCAGGAATCAACTTTGTGAACTTTAAAGCTGTTATCCCCTGGGAACATCGCTGTGACTCGGCAAGTacccatcttttcctttttaagcattAATTCTACTCCTCTTCACCGTTAGTTTTCTTATGTGGCTTGGCAGTCCCTTCTTGCAACACTCAAAAGGGTAGCTTTGGCAGGCTGCGATTCCTGGCATTATGCATCAGTGAGGCTGTTAACCTCTGCCCCTCCATGTAACCTGTCCCCACTGATATGTTGGTGCTGATGGCTTTTCTTTGTACTTATTCGTGTCTCTATCTTTTTAACAAGATTCAGGAATTCGAAAAAGCTGTGGAGGAGGGTGGTGTCGTTCTGCGTGAGCCACGAAGAATCTATCGGTAAAATGGAGACCATTGGGAAAACTTTCCAAGGAACAACAATCACTTCTTTAGGCGTGTGTACCGGCACAGTGAAGGTCCAGAGCTGGAAAGAGTTGGAACGTGGCatcttacaataaaatatttttaaacgcATGCAAGTATGTCACTTTCTTGACATTCTAAGATTCTAAATTATCAACATTTAGATAATTTAGATTCTAAAATCATCAACACCTTTCTTTTAAGGCTTGAATAAGCTGTTACAGTTCAGCCTGACAGACAAACAATTTATTTCAGAGttcaataattttaaagtatattttattttttatatttgattttgtgTTTGTTCTAGGCTGAACTCTTTGAAATGCTTCATCCATGTACGCGGCCAGTCCAATTTAGCAAAATGCAGTCATGATGTGAATGTTTAGAACTATAATAGTTCATGTGCTGAACTTGGTAAAAAGATTAAATTCCCCTAACTCACCTTCACAGCTCTCTTGCAACCCTTAGATTCTAACTACTTCAGCCTCGCAGGTCTAGGAGGGAAGCTGCACAAATGCCAGCTGTAGGGAGTAAGGAGCCTGTTGCCCTCTTTCTGTGCCTGTCTGCTGCTTGGCCACGGAGCAACGCTGCCGCCTTGTCTGCCCCACGGATCGGCAGAGCTCCTGCTTACGTCCAGGCTCTGTAATCCTGCAGCGTGACCCCGCGGTGACAAGAAGCACACTGTGGCTGCACCCTGGGCTCAGAGAGGCCAGCCTGGTCAGCGTGGCCCCGCACCTGTAACCTGGTGGTGTACCTGCTGCCAGGCGTTTGCAAACTTTGGGAGATGTGAAATGAACGCCAGGGTTGCGCCCCAGGGTACTGCCATGTGAGACTGGCCCGGTTCTGGAGTATGTACTAAATCCTTAGCGTTCAACTGAcatcattcttaaaaaaaaatcccggCATTTTACTGGATTTTTACCTAGTAGTTGGTGCTGTTTCACAATATTTAATAACTTGTAGATCGTGATAGCCTTTGTGTGATCTTCATCTCCAGAAGATAAAGATGCTTAACAGCAgctctctctgctttccctgtGAGCGAAGGCTCTGCGTAGCGGCTTCTCAGCCTTTTACGTTTCGAGTCTAAACCTCCCCGCCTTTTATTTCCGCGTCCctgcgcgccgcccgccccccttACCGCCACTCTCGGGCCAACCCCGGGTTccgacttttttatttttttaaagccggGTAAGAGCCGCCCCCGCCGGAGCAGCGCGGGGCGCGCCGGGCACGCAGGCGCGGAGGCCCGCGATGGAGGTGGGGGCGGCGGGCTTCGAGCGGCGTCTGCCGCGCCTGCGGGGCCGCGTCCGCCGCGCCGCCTTCCTGGGTGAGCCGCGAGGGGGGGCCGCCTGTCGGCCGTGAGCGGCGCCCTCGGCCCCTgcggcccgcccggccgccgccctccgccgcccGCTGAGGGGGTGCGGTGGGCCCTTGCCTGGCGAGGGGCGAGGCCGTAGCGACGCGGCCGTTGGGGTGTGTTTTAACAGATAATGGCGCTGGTGTGTACGAGAACAGCGAACGCTGAGACAGTGGGTTTTAAAACAGGCAGCAGAGGTTGGAAAGTGAGCCCTCTCTGCGGTGCTGGCCTCGGCTCGGTGGGTTGGGGGCTCAGGACGTTAGTTACGGGGCGGGGGACAGACATACTCCGAAGAGTGAGGCAGGCCCCTCCCGGGGTGTGTGTTTCCGTTCCTCATCCTGCCGCAGGGATGAGGGAGCAGGAGGCTTCGCTCCCACAGCAGTCGGTTGCCTTTTCGGTTGCGGGTTTGACACAGAGGTTATGGTGAAGAGAGGTGTTTCAGAGATCCCTGTCCTGATGGTGGTGAAATGCATGCttcatatttcagatttttttgtgttctttccaCCTCAACAGCCCTTGATACGGAGTTTACTGGCTTACATTCAACTTTCCCACAAAATAATGAACCCAGGTAAAGCTGTTGGACTTGAAATGTGAGGGAGACTTGCTGCTCTAGCTCTGTGAGAATAACCTGTGCGCTGCCAACCTTCCTGTTTCCACTCCCCTTTCCCCAATTCTGATTTTGTTCATAGCCTGTTTGATTCCCCTGAGGAGCGGTACCTGAAGGCCAGGCAGAGTGTTCAGCGCTTCACTGTTACTCAGCTTGGTAAGTGCTGTTCTGACACACAAGATAATCTCCCGAGGCCTTGGTGGTAATTAGCCTTTTGCCAGCTGGCAGGCCCTGCGGGTAGCTCTGGTCTTAATTCACTCGTAACAGAGCCATTTGTTTGCTGTGGTAGGTTCCCCCCCGATGTTTAATACTAtcaactttttaatattttaaataatataaagTCAGGTGGGCTGTATACTTTCTACTGGTCTAAAGTTGTTCGTAGCTAAAGATTGCACATACAAATATAGGGCTTTTAAAACAGAGGATGCAAGCAAGAAGTAGGTGACAGCAGCTGCTATTCAACGCTGTGTCATTTGATATAGTGCACGAGTGAGGGGACTATCAGAGGAAAATGAAGGCTAGTATTCCTGATAttcctaaaataataaaaaaaatcaacacaagaAAGGGCCTGTGGTGGTAGAGGGCTATTGACAGTTAAGGACCAGTTAGAGGTCAAGAAACCAGTTCccaaactttaaaatattgttcAAAGCCTTATGTATGAGGCTATGTAAGATCTTACATGCTTTTTAGGggttaatagaaaaaaaaaagaacctaagTAGCAAAAAACATGTTTCAGTCCTCTGTGGTGCCTAGCTCTTTCCAAATACTTTTGTAGTGTAGTTGGACCCACAGACCCTTGTATGCATAGTTGGAGATTTTTGTCACCAACTCACCTCTTCTCACCCATTGCTCAATCTGTTTGCTGTTTAACCAGACTTGACTGCTTTTCCCACTTAGTACTAAAAGCTTCTCCCTGTTCAGCTCTCAGGGAGCTGGGGCGTGGCCTGGCAGTTGCTGTTAAGATTTGCACTGTGGCATTGGTGAATGGAAAACATGCACTCCATCAGGGGATCCCCACATCCCTTATCTAATTTTAACAGCGTCTGTAGAAATCCAACTAAACATTGCCATTTCAGTGCAGGTTTCTCTCTCTTGCAGGGCTGGCAATATTCTCAAATGAAAATTCAAACAAGTAAGTAAAAAGCAGTTTGCTGTTATAATGAAGACAGCGCAGCTGAGATTTTATGCAGAATTCTCTTGGGAGGAGTTAGGTCATTTATTGTAACTATCTTCtagagagatttttctttccattgtagGTATGTGGTGCATTCAtacaacttttttctctttccctcaacATTGGGGGTTACGGATGTCGAATTCACCCTCTCTGCATCTAGCATTCAGTTCCTGTCTCATTATGGCTTTGACTATAATAAGGTATGTAATCTCTCTGCCAGAAATCTAGAACAGAGGAATTCTGTGCAATTACAGGATAAATTAGGATTAATATCCCTAAATGCTACATTTCTGGGGTAAATAGCATCTTGCTAAAGTATGAATGCCTCGTGATTCATTATCAACAGGGAGAGTGAGTGCTGGTTTTTCTCAACTGCCATAGAGGCAATAACTGCATCTTTGTCAGCCTAAGACCGATTTCCCcacctcaaaaaaagaaaacctatctCTGGTGAGCTGAGGAGTTACTAAACAGACCCCAGTGGGAGTCTTTACTAGCCATGAAGGTGGGGAAGTCTCAGTTTACCTGCGTGTTGCGTATTGCCACATTTCCTATGAAATTCAGACTATGTCATCACATAAGGGCACTTTTTTGCAGTTTTGGACAGGAAGCATCATGATATCTTGATACTGGAAGTGTCTCattaaagaaaaggtaaaagcagagcaaaaggaaTTGATTACAGTTGACAGAAATCCTTGTCTTTCCTCCATACACGAATACGTCTTCCTTTATGTAAGAATGCATCTTGGATTACCTACAGTTTGTGTTTGAAGAGGATATTCTGAGAATGAGGAACACTAGCATCTTCCAAGTATATGCCGGTTTTGGACCTGGCTAACCTGCTACTCTCTAATTTGCTGCAAGAAAGTCCAGGGGAGAGTAACCaacctggcatttttttttctccctcagttcCTCAAAGATGGAATCCCGTACATGAATGAGGCACAGGAGAAGATCCTTAGCCAGCAACTCTTGGGGGGTAGCTGGAAAGTCAGCAGGTGAGCACTGTTCAGAGAGGTGGCTGCTCAGTACTAACTGTATTGACGGCTCACCTTCACTCAGGTCACATTTTGTAGAAATATTAAAGCCTATTGGTCTGAATGCCTTGCTGCCAGCTGTTCCAGCATGCTGTGGTCTGTCTGAAGGAAGACTGAGATCACAGGATACAATCTGGAGAGTGGGGTGAATGTTGGGAAGTGATGCTTTTGCATTCCCACAGCAAGGCACAAGGCTCCATCTGTAAAGAGCTTTTTCTCACACTCTGCCTCTTTGCCCCTGATCCCGCTTTAGTGCTCTGGACAGGGATGTGCTGAAGAAGGCTATTGATGAAGTGACCTGTTGGAtagctgcagcagaggaagaggagactATGATTCTGCAGGATCTGAGTGGTATGAAACAGAGTGCCTCCCTTAGGCACCTGTGGGCTCCAAGTGGCTTTATCACTTCTCCCGAACCTCTGGGGCTGCTATGGTCTTTTGCTGCCTGTTCTGTTAAACTGCTCTGTTGAGAGTGAAAGCATCTGTGCCCATCCTGCCTTTGCAATTCTTTGCCCctgtctgtgcctcagttcctgTCAGGCATTCACCTCTGgactctgcttttctgctctgttggGGTGGTGGGTCTTTCTGTAGTGGAAGTGGATGTCTAGGTGCTTGGAGCATGCTTTGTGGTAACTGACTTCCGTTTTGTGCTTCTTCAGAGCAGCAACTGGAGAATTTGTAGTTGCTCTGAATCAGGACAACTTTTGGCATGTTTTAAATCCTGGGTgatctggtttttgttttcttccccttggAGAAGGGAAAGGCGGGTCTCCTTTCAGAGTTTCTTCCCTCTCACGTGGAGCAACAAGGAGATCCATGGAGACACATATATATGCCATTGAGGATAAACAGGCCACTTACCACCTGCGTTAGCTTTTGGGAGCACTGTAGCAGAGCTGAGGaatttctgtgctgttttggAGGAGTTGAGGGACAGGGAATTGTAGCAGAGAATAGTTTGTAGGTTTGCTCACAGAAACCAAATCTTAATCCTCTAGGTCAGGGAATAAAATACTTTCTGTCCTTCATAACCTTTTTTGTATTTAAGGCTTTGTCTGTGATGCTTTTTTGCAGAGTGTGAAATACAGGGGGTGGGGagtgtgctgtgttttgtatCTGCTACATCAGCTGTAGTAGATACTTTAATAGGGTCTGGCAACAGTGAGCACCTGTGACAAAACATTTAAGTAAGCAATAAGACTGATTAAGGTGTCTTTTTGCATGCTGTTCAGAAGAGGACTGGGTTAGTTCCTTATCAGCTGTGGGGGAAAATGTGTTGGTACCCCTTATCTGTGCTTGGCTTCTGGGTGTGTTGCTCTGAAACCTTCAAAACCACAGACAGTCTTTTTCAGAGTAGCcgccttcctccctcttcttttcaATTAGTCTTTTCCTTGCCTCTGTGTTGTCACAAAAGCTAATTTGTCTAAAATTCTCACTGTGacctttttctgttttgccttttttgttgtttttttttttttccctgtcatgTGTATGGTGATGTACCAAGATCATACATTCAGGAGTATTTTCTGTACACTGGGGCAGAAACATCTGGTCAGTCCTTCTGTCTAGAAAAATGTGATTTCCTAAATATGCTTGTCTGCACCTCTGAAGTttttactactactttttttttgttctcaggcTATCAGATGTTTGAAGTTCAGCTGGTTCTGAGACAGGCTCTCCAAAATGTTTGGACACAGCCTCTTGGAGACAAGAAGGTGAGATGGAAATGTGGACCTTTTGAAAAGAGGGTTTCTATCTAGACAGATAGGGCTGGCATTCTTGCAGGGACTCTGAAATGTTGCTTGTACTTTTAATGATAGGGTCCAGGAGGAGCAGACAATGACAAAGGAATGTTCTGGGAAGTCTTGATTGTGGGATCCCAAGAAAAGGGATCCAGAAAACTGAGTAACTTTGGTTTCTGTTTGTCCTGTAGCCACAGAATACGTTGAGCTGGAAGTGCTTGTCCTTGGGGTACTTCTGGAGGGACCCTCTCTGTGTCTCCAGACTTTGTTAGATCTCTCCTTCAATACCTCCACAAGAATGTACagttttttagcctttttttgtggttttcctttGCTGATTTTTGCCATGTAGTTGCTTTGAAGACTTTTACTCTGTTATATGGCTTGCTGTTTTTGCTATTTGCTATTGCTATTTTACATTTGGTgcaatattttctgaattaaacCTATGGCTGTGGACTTCTCAAAACGTGGTATGAGTATGATACCAATCAGTTGCTTAGAAGTAGGTTacagaagtttttttgttttgtgtttttttctttttttgcattagtACTATTTTGGTCTGATAATCAGTGTCAACAGAGTAACAGATTTACCCAGCCTTCTCACCTGAAGCATAGCCTCTGGGGACTCACTTTGTGTGATCgctgtttgtttctggtttttggtGCCATGAACGTACCATATTGGTGTGAAGTTAAATTGAATTATGTTCCTTTGTGCTTCAAAAAAACTGTGGTAGGAACCATCCTCTTAACAAGAGAAGTATTGATAAGACACCTTTAGAGCAGGTCTCTCTTAGTTGCTGGTGCACTGATCTCCATATGGAAGAGAAGTGAGACAGTCCTGAGGTCCCAGGGGATGCACTGTTTCTCCATCCTTCATAGCCTAGAAGCTGAACTTGTCCTCAGCATTACTGAACCCCAGTAAGCAATGTACGTACAACTAGCATGGGAAGCTGAGGGACCCAATGACCGTTCTTTTCAGGTAATGGTGAAAAAAGTGAGTCCACAGCATCGTCAGCTTCTGGAGAACTCTCCTTATGACTGCTGCCAGAAGGAACTCATTCTACTGTCTGCCCGGGGCTTCACCAATGTCTTCCAGACACTTGTTGAAGCCAAGAAGGTAAAATGCCTTATCTCCGCTCtcatttttcatctctctctcattTGCTACACTGGATGTAGAGGGATGATAACAGATAAAGTAGTAATTTGTATTAAATTACTCAACTCATTCAGCGTGATCATCCTGTTTGGTTGTCAGTAACACTGAGATGAATTCTTAGATTGCAGTCATGGTTAGAAAAAAACAAGTGTTAAACATTATATCTTCTTACTGACCAGGTCCCACTCCCAAAGCATGCTCAGAATTATGGATCCAAACACTAGACTTCCCTGTGTTGCTTTGCTATTGCTCCTGCAAACCAAGTGCAGCCAGGGGAGAGGGAGCCAGAACCCATTCTGAAATGTGTTTCTTATGTCACTTGAGAAAATGCAGGAGTCAACAATGTTGAAAATCCGTGTGTTGCACATCATGAGTAACATCACACCATCTAAGGAGCTGAGCAGAATCTTGCCTTTTGGGCAAGTTACGCTTTTCAGCATGTGACAGACCAGTTTATTGGACCATGTGGACCATTGGTCTGATTATGTATGGAAATGCTTATGTTCTGTATGCAGATTATTAAATGAATTTCAGCTTCAGAAGACTTATGGGTGATGTGCAGGCAAAGGCTGTCCCTCCCCTTGTGAGTGAGCCTATAAATCTGATCGCTGGAAGATTTTTACCAGTGTTCAGCTGAACTGGGAATCCACCTAGCTCCTTAGGTCCACTCAACCAGAATGCTGCTGAAAAAATACCCTCCTCAGAGAGTCCACAAGTCTTGACTTCCTGAAAGCGATAGTCCTTCTGTGAACTCTGCAGCCTGAATGACTTTTGGGTGAGCACGTGTGGATGCTGTCCACCGGAGGAAAGGGTTACAGCCGTTGAGCATGCCTAAAATTGGTTATCTCTGAGCTCTCATCAAAAGTATGCTCCAATGGGCTGTTATGTTTATATTCTTCCCATAGCCCCTGGTGGGACACAACATGCTTATGGACCTTATGCATCTTCACGACAAGTTCTACAAGCCCCTTCCAGGTAATGCTGTACAT
Coding sequences within it:
- the MRPL18 gene encoding large ribosomal subunit protein uL18m isoform X1, which translates into the protein MALSSRSCLLLAAGRLQARGAGLCFASTTASLRTETEVDTSENEIVASDFTNRNPRNLEQLALARKERGWKTTWPKREFWHRLRLERTQHYVEAFVERCNGDVVVSASTREWAIKRHLYSPKGVTACKNLGRVMAQRCLEAGINFVNFKAVIPWEHRCDSIQEFEKAVEEGGVVLREPRRIYR
- the MRPL18 gene encoding large ribosomal subunit protein uL18m isoform X2: MALSSRSCLLLAAGRLQARGAASLRTETEVDTSENEIVASDFTNRNPRNLEQLALARKERGWKTTWPKREFWHRLRLERTQHYVEAFVERCNGDVVVSASTREWAIKRHLYSPKGVTACKNLGRVMAQRCLEAGINFVNFKAVIPWEHRCDSIQEFEKAVEEGGVVLREPRRIYR
- the PNLDC1 gene encoding poly(A)-specific ribonuclease PNLDC1 isoform X1, with protein sequence MEVGAAGFERRLPRLRGRVRRAAFLALDTEFTGLHSTFPQNNEPSLFDSPEERYLKARQSVQRFTVTQLGLAIFSNENSNKYVVHSYNFFLFPSTLGVTDVEFTLSASSIQFLSHYGFDYNKFLKDGIPYMNEAQEKILSQQLLGGSWKVSSALDRDVLKKAIDEVTCWIAAAEEEETMILQDLSGYQMFEVQLVLRQALQNVWTQPLGDKKVMVKKVSPQHRQLLENSPYDCCQKELILLSARGFTNVFQTLVEAKKPLVGHNMLMDLMHLHDKFYKPLPESYEEFKRNIHNLFPVLIDTKTVTKSIWKKCPFPRVSNLLEVYAVLCSSNLNPKDPTCPVIALASDCSRYAEKKSPHEAGYDAFLCGSVLLKSAHLLLCRSTDDAVEADPSFSQYLTVLAEYLNKVNFIRGGVSSINFSGEDAPCQHPPLLVVHVRGWPGLNERQIYQEFKALCRFDVRRLSKNQFILLSNKFKHVRCVLRDYKHHPHLRVSVYRHWRHSPCVNCLLQVSGIVALWSLLAFVLGGAPCCSF
- the PNLDC1 gene encoding poly(A)-specific ribonuclease PNLDC1 isoform X2, translating into MEVGAAGFERRLPRLRGRVRRAAFLALDTEFTGLHSTFPQNNEPSLFDSPEERYLKARQSVQRFTVTQLGLAIFSNENSNKYVVHSYNFFLFPSTLGVTDVEFTLSASSIQFLSHYGFDYNKFLKDGIPYMNEAQEKILSQQLLGGSWKVSSALDRDVLKKAIDEVTCWIAAAEEEETMILQDLSGYQMFEVQLVLRQALQNVWTQPLGDKKVMVKKVSPQHRQLLENSPYDCCQKELILLSARGFTNVFQTLVEAKKPLVGHNMLMDLMHLHDKFYKPLPESYEEFKRNIHNLFPVLIDTKTVTKSIWKKCPFPRVSNLLEVYAVLCSNLNPKDPTCPVIALASDCSRYAEKKSPHEAGYDAFLCGSVLLKSAHLLLCRSTDDAVEADPSFSQYLTVLAEYLNKVNFIRGGVSSINFSGEDAPCQHPPLLVVHVRGWPGLNERQIYQEFKALCRFDVRRLSKNQFILLSNKFKHVRCVLRDYKHHPHLRVSVYRHWRHSPCVNCLLQVSGIVALWSLLAFVLGGAPCCSF